Within Komagataeibacter sp. FNDCR2, the genomic segment GGAACGTCAGGCCGAGACCATAGAAACCCATGAGGCCTACCTTCAGTTCAGGGAGTGCCAGAAAGCCCTGAATGACTGGGTTCTGGGCGAGGCCCGCATGATGGTCGAGCAGACCCCGGGCGCTGGTCTGGACGACATGCGGGAACTCTATCGTGTTCTTCTGGATTACCCTGATCTGGGCGCGACGGTCTCGGATCGTGCCGTTACGGGCGCGATCCTGAGCGAGGCGTGGGCTGGATTGCAAGGATGGATAAAATGACTGCCTTGTGCGGGAAACTGAATGTCTGGTCTGAGCAGAAAAATTGAGGAAGCCGACGGTCGTGATCTCCGTTTACTCAGATAGCATAGCTTGACTTACGACAATATATCCATAAACAAGGATATATGGATATAGAATCTACCCTTGCCGCGCTTAGCGCCCTGTCGCAGTCCACGCGGCTGGAGATCTTTCGCCTGCTGGTGCGCCATGAACCGGACGGGCTGCCCGCCGGGGACGTCGCACGCCATCTCGCTATGCCGCAGAACACGATCTCGGCCCACCTCGCCACCCTGGCCCGTGCCGGCCTGCTGACCTCGCAACGCCATAGTCGGCTGATCGTCTATCGCGCCAGTCTTTCTCGCCTGCGTGAGTTGATGCTTTTCCTCGTCAAGGATTGCTGCGCGGGCAGTCCCGAACTCTGTGCACCCCTGATCGCAACCCTGTCCTCGTGCTGCCCGTCCCCGCAAGCCTACTCATGACCATCACGATCTACCACAACCCGGCCTGCGGTACGTCGCGCAATGTGCTGGCGCTGATTCGCAACAGCGGCGAGGAGCCTCGCATTATCGAGTATCTGAAAACGCCTCCCAGCCGTGCGGGACTGGTCGATCTGATCGCCCGTATGGGTGTTCCGGTGCGCTCGGTCCTGCGGGAAAAGGGTACGCCCTTTCACGAACTCGGCCTCGATAATCCGGCCCTGAGCGATGATGCGCTGATCGACGCCATGATCGCACACCCGATCCTGATCAACCGGCCGATCGTCGTCACCCCGCTGGGTGTTGCGCTCTGCCGTCCGTCCGAGGCGGTTCTGGACATCCTGCCCAACCCGCAGAGAGGCGCTTTCGTCAAAGAGGACGGCGAGAAGATCGTCGATGAATCCGGCAAGCGGATCTCCTGATGCTGGCGCTTCTGATTTTCGTTGTCACGCTCGTTTTTGTCATCTGGCAGCCTCGGGGGCTGGGTATCGGTTGGAGCGCAATGGCAGGTGCCGCCGTGGCTCTGGCGGCAGGTGTGATCCACTGGCACGACATTCCTGTCGTCTGGCACATCGTCTGGGACGCGACCTTCACCTTTATCGCGCTGATCGTCATCTCGCTGTTGCTGGACG encodes:
- a CDS encoding helix-turn-helix transcriptional regulator, coding for MDIESTLAALSALSQSTRLEIFRLLVRHEPDGLPAGDVARHLAMPQNTISAHLATLARAGLLTSQRHSRLIVYRASLSRLRELMLFLVKDCCAGSPELCAPLIATLSSCCPSPQAYS
- the arsC gene encoding arsenate reductase (glutaredoxin) (This arsenate reductase requires both glutathione and glutaredoxin to convert arsenate to arsenite, after which the efflux transporter formed by ArsA and ArsB can extrude the arsenite from the cell, providing resistance.), whose product is MTITIYHNPACGTSRNVLALIRNSGEEPRIIEYLKTPPSRAGLVDLIARMGVPVRSVLREKGTPFHELGLDNPALSDDALIDAMIAHPILINRPIVVTPLGVALCRPSEAVLDILPNPQRGAFVKEDGEKIVDESGKRIS